The Calothrix sp. PCC 7507 DNA segment AACCGCTAATAAATATTTTTGAAAATATCGAGTACAGTTTTTATTCAGTCCAAAAACCTCTTGCCAATATTGATCTAATTGCGGTTCTAGTTCGAGGCTGTCTGAAATATTAACACATATCCATTGTAAAAATGTTTTGAGGTCAGTAAGAATATTAATATCAGCAAGTTTTAAATCTAGTTTTGCCGTTCGATAACCCTGCTCTCTAGCATGGTTGATTACTTTCTCCAACAGCAATGTTTTTCCCATCTTCTGCGGTGATCTAAGGCGAATTAGTGCCCCAGGTTGCAAAATCGCCTCACAACATTTCGCCTCAATTGGCGGTCTTTCTATATATATTGTCGTCGCCTCTGCTGAAGCATTTAATGATTTTGTATCTATTTTCGTCATTAATTGAGGTGTAAGGTTTTCTGCTATCCCAGCGACACGAATCAGGCTACAACCTAACTTATAAGCAAACTCATAACCTTTATCTGCGCCAAGTGCATCATAAAAACCCACAGCAAATTCAATCGCTGCTTTATCACCAATTTCTTGACTCATGCCAACAACATAATTAATATGTTGAGATATTCCCAGAGCTTGGTATTCAGAGAAACAAGCATTGAGAACTACACACTCTATTTGGTCAGCAAATAATTGAAATAACCCAGCTAAAGCTACTGCATCAACTAACTTGACTTGACCCGATTCATCTTCAAATACTAAACCTTTTTCTCCAGTTCCATGTCCAGAAAAGTGAATGATGTGTGGTTCGTATTCCAGAATAGCTCTGTGTATATCCCTGTAGCGTACTGCCTCTGCTGTGCCTATGAAATATTGGTCACGATGCTTTGACCTTTTCAACCCCTCCTTAATTTCGCGCATCTCCTCACCCAGACGCAGCTGACTGCTACCTCTGGGATTTGCGGATAAAAGTAGAATTTTCCGAGTTTGATTTTGGTTACTCATCATGAGATTTCAAGCGGAGAAGTCCAAAAAGATGGCTAAACTGGCAGATATATACTTAAATACACCCTACGGGAAAAAGCGATGCCTCGCAAATGAGGGGAGGGAAAACAACCGTCATTGGTGTCAACTGAACGTGAAATCGGCGAATTCTATTCGCCAGGGCTTAAAGTGTTTATCAGTATGCTAAGAATAATTTGCTATTTTATTGATTGAAACTTAACTTTAATTACTATGAAACGTTCCGCCTGCCTGATTTTCAATCCAGTAGCGGGTCAGGGTGACCCAGAACAAGCACTAACACAGATTCGGGGAATATTAGAGCCAGAAATTGACCTGGATATTTACCTAACAACAGCAGAAATCGGCGCTGATCAACTAGCGTATGCAGCAGTAGAACGTGGAGTAGACGCAATTATCGCTTCCGGGGGTGATGGTACTCTCTCAGCTGCAGCGGCTGCGGTAGTGGGAACTAATATTCCTTTGGGTATCATTTCGCGGGGTACAGCCAACGCTTTTGCTAATGCTTTAAGAATCCCTGACACGATTGAGTCCGCATGTGAGACGATTTTGCAGGGAATAACTCGGAATGTGGACGTAGCTTATTGTAACGATCTGCCAATGGTACTGCTGGCAGGTATTGGCTTTGAGGCGGAAACAGTAGAACTAGCAGACCGAGAAGCGAAAAATCGCTTCGGGATGATGGCATATATCTTGGCAGGAATCCAGCAACTACGAAACTTCCAGAGCTTTGATGTAGAAATTGAAACTGAGGACAAGATAATTAGAACTAGTGCCTCAGCGGTGACAGTGGCCAATGCTGCACCCCCAACTTCTGTATTAGCTCAAGGGCCAGCAGGGATTATTTATGATGATGGATTATTAGATTTAACAATTGTCGCTCCAGCTAATACCACAGGAGCGATCGCAGCTGCATTCCACCTATTTCAAACAGCCTCAGCTGGTAGCGCCGTGGAAAGAGACGATATTGGCTATCTGCGAGCCAAACAATTTACAATCAGAACAGACCCACCCCAAAAAGTTGCCCTTGATGGAGAAATCGTCGGCACTACTCCGATTGAAGTTAAATGTGTGCCAGCAGGCTTAAAGATTTTTGTGCCATTAGTAGAAGAAATAGAGCCTACAGAGAAATTACAGGGACTTCCTAATTTGACGATTGAACTCAAGGAGTGAGGGACTGGGGACTGCACTTCGACTTCGCTCAGTGTTCAGGGATTGGGGGAAAGTGGGAATAATCCTTAACCTTGACCCTTGACTAGTAAAAGGAGTTATTTATATTGAAACTTGTTTCCGAATCGGCGATCGCCAACAAAATTCGCAAGATGCAGCAGCGAGTACGCTGGCAAGATCCGTTAATTAAAGAACGGGGCATTGATCAAACTCGCCTGGTGTTGGAGGATAGTCAAACAGAAAACGGTGAGTTCTCGTTTTTAGTTGTGGGTGATAGTGGCTCTGGTAAACATCTAGGACACAATCCCCAGCGACAAGTAGCAGAATTGATGCTGTCTCATCACGCTGAATGCAGTTTCATGCTGCACACGGGTGATGTCATTTATTTGGTAGGTTCCAGTGAGTTCTACCAGCAGAATTTCATCCAGCCTTACAAAGAATTTCTTGTAGGTGGAAGCCATCCCCGACAGATTGCTTATGACAAGATGGTTTTCCAGTTACCCATTTTGCCTGTACCAGGAAATCATGATTACTATGATTTACCGATTCTTTTAAGTGTGCTGTCTTTTTCCACCTTACCAATTCGTCATCTATTGCGATCGCGTCTCGATTTAGATGTTGGGTTACATGGTTCTAGAACAGGTGATGCTTATGCGCGGGCATTTCTAGACTATCTCAAAGCATTACAGTCACCAGGAGAGCTAGCCCAACACTTAGATACACACTACACTGCTAAGACTGATACTGGTCGCTGTCTTACTTACCAGCCTGGACAATTTACACGTCTGCCAAACCGTTATTACACCTTTCGCTATGGCGGTATTGATTTCTTTGCACTGGATTCTAATACATTTAATGATCCGCTGCCATTACCTGCCACACAAGCAGGTGATGCTCATCGACGGCTTTTAGAGCAACGCCGTCAAGATATGGAGCAGGAGAAGTCACAAATCATTGAAACTTCGTCTAAACTAAATCCCAATAACCCCAGAGAAGCCGAGCAATTAGACGACTTGCAGGCTAAATTGTCGCAAATTGAAGAAATCATTGTTGATATTGACAAACAATTGCAGTCAGAGCAAAAAATATCCACTGACACCGAACAACTAGACTGGCTCAAACACAGACTAATAGAATCCTGGAATACCACAGAGGTGAGGGGAAGGATAATTTATTTCCATCATCCTCCCTATGTAACTGAGGCGACAAAGTGGCAACAGGGACAGACTCTGGCGATTCGTAGCCGTCTACGCGGTGTGCTAGATGCAGTGGCTGAAGAATTAGGTTCCCTGACTCAGGGTCGCCCTTTAGTAGACTTGGTGCTAAATGGTCATGCTCACTGCTTAGAATACCTCCAGACAGGGAACACAGGACACGCAGACTCTCATATCAACTGGATTGTTTGCGGCGGTAGCGGGTTTAGTCTCCGTCGCCAGCGGACTGAAGGCCCCGATTTGCGGGAAACTATTAAAGAGGAGACACAGGTAATAGGGCGATCGCATCTATATATTGGTCGTAGTGGGCAAGGTTTCCAAAAACGCAGACCCTATTCATGTTTACGCATTGACGTTAAAGGCGAACATCAACCCAAATTTGTGATCCGTCCCCTAGTTGCCGAATGGTATCAACAGCAATGGCAAAATAGTCAACTAGAGCCGTTTGTGATCTAGGTAATACAATAGAGACGTTGCAGTGCAACGTCTCTACTAGTGCGATCGACAAACTACGTCGTCAGATTTTATGTATTAAATAATTCCTGGGCCTTTACCTCTTTTATCACCCTGTTCTGTTAACTGACCTTCTTGATCCTCATTTATTTCTCTGAGTTCCTCAAGACGTTCTGCGGTGTCTTCTGCTATTTCTTCCCGTGCATCACCTGGTACTTCGTAGTACATTTCTGGTTCAACTGCATAGTTGTTCAATAAACCTTCTTTGTCTACCGTATAGCCATCTGTAGTGCGTATGCTTTCGGCGTCAGTTTGGTCGTCTGTCAGAGCATCAGACTGTGCTTGTTCATTAGGGAGTTTTTTGAAATTTTCTCCTTCTCTATCTTTGCGTGCAGCAGTTTCCGATGGAATAATGCCGCGATCGTACGTATCTACTTCAACTCGACTGGATGAGTCTATTGCTTTATTAACTTTTTCACTAGCCATAAATTATGTCCTCGTTAAACGTTCTGTTAAATAAGCTCGATAACTAGATTATTCCTTTCAATATGAAAAATATACTATCTTAAGAAGTGAATTTATTCGATTC contains these protein-coding regions:
- a CDS encoding AAA-like domain-containing protein; its protein translation is MMSNQNQTRKILLLSANPRGSSQLRLGEEMREIKEGLKRSKHRDQYFIGTAEAVRYRDIHRAILEYEPHIIHFSGHGTGEKGLVFEDESGQVKLVDAVALAGLFQLFADQIECVVLNACFSEYQALGISQHINYVVGMSQEIGDKAAIEFAVGFYDALGADKGYEFAYKLGCSLIRVAGIAENLTPQLMTKIDTKSLNASAEATTIYIERPPIEAKCCEAILQPGALIRLRSPQKMGKTLLLEKVINHAREQGYRTAKLDLKLADINILTDLKTFLQWICVNISDSLELEPQLDQYWQEVFGLNKNCTRYFQKYLLAVTETPLVLAIDNFERLFAYPEIFPQFCLLLRGWYEAAKQGDKIGNIWKKLRLVVVHSTEAYPSLDINHSPFNVGLAIELPEFNLQQVELLAKQYELADKLGQQDLSELMGLVGGHPDLIQQAVAYLKNPQATIEELLQLAPTEQGIFSDHLRQQLWHLQHNSQLELGYKKVVIANAPVRLDTEIAFKLHSLGLVKLSGNDCIPSYELYRQYFTVRLE
- a CDS encoding metallophosphoesterase, which gives rise to MKLVSESAIANKIRKMQQRVRWQDPLIKERGIDQTRLVLEDSQTENGEFSFLVVGDSGSGKHLGHNPQRQVAELMLSHHAECSFMLHTGDVIYLVGSSEFYQQNFIQPYKEFLVGGSHPRQIAYDKMVFQLPILPVPGNHDYYDLPILLSVLSFSTLPIRHLLRSRLDLDVGLHGSRTGDAYARAFLDYLKALQSPGELAQHLDTHYTAKTDTGRCLTYQPGQFTRLPNRYYTFRYGGIDFFALDSNTFNDPLPLPATQAGDAHRRLLEQRRQDMEQEKSQIIETSSKLNPNNPREAEQLDDLQAKLSQIEEIIVDIDKQLQSEQKISTDTEQLDWLKHRLIESWNTTEVRGRIIYFHHPPYVTEATKWQQGQTLAIRSRLRGVLDAVAEELGSLTQGRPLVDLVLNGHAHCLEYLQTGNTGHADSHINWIVCGGSGFSLRRQRTEGPDLRETIKEETQVIGRSHLYIGRSGQGFQKRRPYSCLRIDVKGEHQPKFVIRPLVAEWYQQQWQNSQLEPFVI
- a CDS encoding YegS/Rv2252/BmrU family lipid kinase; amino-acid sequence: MKRSACLIFNPVAGQGDPEQALTQIRGILEPEIDLDIYLTTAEIGADQLAYAAVERGVDAIIASGGDGTLSAAAAAVVGTNIPLGIISRGTANAFANALRIPDTIESACETILQGITRNVDVAYCNDLPMVLLAGIGFEAETVELADREAKNRFGMMAYILAGIQQLRNFQSFDVEIETEDKIIRTSASAVTVANAAPPTSVLAQGPAGIIYDDGLLDLTIVAPANTTGAIAAAFHLFQTASAGSAVERDDIGYLRAKQFTIRTDPPQKVALDGEIVGTTPIEVKCVPAGLKIFVPLVEEIEPTEKLQGLPNLTIELKE